The Marivivens sp. LCG002 genome contains a region encoding:
- a CDS encoding 5-bromo-4-chloroindolyl phosphate hydrolysis family protein, translating into MAERFGGKYSPVPQNGTDKAQRRQEKRDRRKVDPAGGRANVMFVPAVVIAFTSFGSGASGLALALVAAALLALSAWLLRDGLRAEAAFNERKIARRPAFPRKIAASLLAGIGIALAATAKTGDLLGGVLFGVITTALHSVAFGIDPLSDKRVEGIDTFQQDRVARVVDEAEEYLAAITDHIATLKNRPLELRVSSFVSEARELIRSVEEDPRDLTSARKFLGVYLMGARDATVKFCDLYRKNNDTEALRDYEALLTDLEGNFAAKTQKMLIEDRTDVDIEIKVLRDRLQREGVKPQ; encoded by the coding sequence ATGGCCGAACGTTTCGGAGGAAAATACTCACCCGTTCCCCAAAACGGCACAGACAAGGCTCAGCGCCGTCAAGAAAAGCGTGACCGGCGCAAGGTCGATCCTGCGGGGGGACGCGCGAACGTCATGTTCGTTCCCGCCGTGGTCATCGCTTTCACATCCTTCGGATCGGGCGCCTCAGGCCTTGCTCTGGCTCTGGTCGCCGCCGCGCTTCTTGCGCTTTCGGCTTGGCTCTTGCGCGACGGTCTTCGGGCCGAAGCCGCGTTCAACGAGCGCAAGATCGCGCGTCGCCCCGCGTTTCCGCGCAAAATCGCGGCCTCACTTCTTGCAGGGATCGGGATCGCCTTGGCCGCCACCGCCAAAACCGGCGACCTTTTGGGCGGCGTTCTCTTCGGGGTGATTACGACAGCGCTTCACAGCGTCGCTTTCGGGATCGACCCTCTTTCAGACAAACGGGTCGAAGGGATCGACACTTTCCAACAGGACCGCGTTGCCCGCGTCGTCGACGAAGCCGAGGAATATCTCGCTGCCATCACCGATCATATTGCGACCCTCAAGAACCGCCCGCTCGAACTGCGCGTGAGCTCTTTCGTGTCGGAAGCGCGCGAGTTGATCCGTTCTGTTGAAGAAGACCCGCGCGACCTTACTTCTGCACGCAAATTCCTCGGAGTCTATCTGATGGGAGCGCGTGATGCGACGGTCAAGTTTTGCGACCTTTATCGCAAGAATAATGATACAGAGGCATTGCGCGACTACGAAGCGCTTCTGACCGATCTTGAGGGCAACTTTGCCGCCAAGACCCAGAAAATGCTGATCGAAGATCGAACCGATGTCGACATCGAAATAAAAGTGCTGCGGGACAGATTGCAGCGAGAAGGCGTAAAGCCACAGTGA
- a CDS encoding pseudouridine synthase, translating to MTKDTPTGDRIAKVLSRAGVASRREAERMIEDGRVSVNGKVITSPALNITGSERIVVDGKPLQAAEPARLWLYHKPTGLVTTERDEKDRPTVFGSLPEDMPRVMSVGRLDLNSEGLLLLTNDGELKRKLELPSTGWLRKYRVRIKGTASEASLDLLRQGIEVDGVQYQPMIVNFDRQVGANAWLTISLREGKNREIRRAMEGIGAIVNRLIRVSYGPFQLGNLKAGEVEEIRRRVLRDQLGLDAEMEPLGTAKAKPSRTRKGDPKPARSTERPVRPQRAASSTAKSEKPEGAPRKSFARPSSEPRKDGGKPLRRPRKP from the coding sequence ATGACCAAAGACACTCCCACAGGCGATCGCATCGCAAAAGTCCTCTCCCGCGCCGGCGTTGCCTCGCGCAGGGAAGCCGAACGTATGATCGAAGACGGCCGCGTGAGCGTGAACGGAAAGGTCATCACCTCTCCCGCGCTCAATATCACGGGCAGCGAACGGATCGTCGTGGACGGCAAGCCGCTTCAGGCGGCTGAACCTGCGCGCCTCTGGCTCTATCACAAGCCGACGGGCCTCGTGACGACCGAGCGCGATGAAAAGGACCGTCCGACCGTCTTCGGGTCGCTCCCCGAGGATATGCCCCGCGTGATGAGCGTCGGTCGCCTCGACCTCAATTCCGAAGGCCTTCTGCTGCTCACCAACGATGGCGAGCTCAAGCGCAAACTGGAGCTGCCCTCCACGGGCTGGCTGCGCAAATATCGCGTCCGTATCAAAGGAACGGCCTCCGAAGCGAGCCTCGACCTCTTGCGTCAAGGCATCGAAGTCGACGGCGTGCAATATCAACCGATGATCGTGAATTTCGACCGTCAGGTCGGGGCCAATGCATGGCTGACGATCTCGCTGCGCGAGGGCAAGAACCGTGAAATCCGCCGTGCCATGGAAGGGATCGGCGCCATCGTGAACCGCCTGATCCGCGTGTCCTATGGCCCGTTCCAGCTCGGCAACCTCAAAGCAGGCGAAGTCGAGGAAATCCGCCGCCGCGTATTGCGCGACCAGCTTGGGCTCGATGCGGAGATGGAGCCCTTGGGCACAGCCAAGGCCAAACCTTCGCGCACCCGCAAGGGCGACCCCAAACCCGCCCGCAGCACCGAAAGACCCGTGCGCCCGCAACGTGCGGCCTCGAGCACCGCTAAATCCGAGAAACCCGAAGGTGCGCCCCGTAAATCCTTTGCCCGCCCGAGCAGCGAGCCACGCAAGGACGGCGGCAAACCTTTGCGCAGACCGAGAAAACCCTAA
- a CDS encoding nucleoside deaminase, whose translation MEFTSHMGVALEEARAAAERGEVPVGAVVVGPKGEVVARAGNRTRELCDPTAHAEVLAIRGACRVLGQERLADHDLYVTLEPCPMCAGAISFARIRRLYFGASDPKSGGVSVGARVFARPQCHHAPEVYDGLAAEDAEAILRSFFAARR comes from the coding sequence ATGGAATTCACAAGTCACATGGGTGTCGCACTTGAGGAGGCGCGGGCGGCGGCCGAACGCGGCGAGGTGCCTGTCGGCGCCGTCGTCGTCGGCCCGAAAGGCGAGGTCGTCGCCAGGGCAGGCAACCGCACGCGCGAGTTGTGTGATCCGACCGCCCATGCCGAAGTGCTTGCGATCCGCGGGGCCTGCCGTGTTCTGGGGCAGGAGCGGCTTGCGGATCATGATCTCTATGTGACGCTCGAGCCTTGCCCGATGTGCGCCGGGGCGATTTCCTTTGCGCGGATCCGGCGGCTTTATTTTGGGGCAAGCGATCCCAAGTCGGGCGGGGTAAGCGTAGGAGCGCGCGTCTTTGCAAGGCCCCAATGCCATCACGCGCCCGAAGTCTATGACGGGCTGGCCGCCGAGGATGCGGAGGCGATTTTACGCAGCTTTTTTGCCGCGCGCCGCTAA
- the gatC gene encoding Asp-tRNA(Asn)/Glu-tRNA(Gln) amidotransferase subunit GatC — protein MSIDTETARRVAKLARIKVEEDALPALAQEFNAILGFIEQLEEVNVDGIEPMTSVTPQRLKRRVDVVTDGDQQGAVLKNAPDAREGFFAVPKVVE, from the coding sequence ATGTCTATCGACACGGAAACCGCCCGCCGCGTGGCAAAACTTGCCCGCATCAAGGTGGAAGAAGATGCACTGCCCGCACTGGCGCAGGAGTTCAACGCAATCCTCGGCTTTATCGAACAGCTCGAGGAAGTGAATGTGGATGGTATCGAGCCGATGACCTCGGTCACGCCGCAGCGCCTCAAGCGCCGCGTTGATGTGGTGACGGATGGGGATCAGCAGGGTGCGGTTCTCAAGAATGCGCCCGATGCGCGTGAAGGCTTCTTTGCCGTGCCGAAGGTGGTGGAATAA
- the gatA gene encoding Asp-tRNA(Asn)/Glu-tRNA(Gln) amidotransferase subunit GatA, translating into MTELNKLTIAAARDALRKGEVTSVELTEACLSAIDAADALNAYVHKTPEIAMEQAKAADARRGEGAGVLNGIPLGIKDLFCTKGVASQAASGILEGFKPEYESTVTSKLFESGAVMLGKLNMDEFAMGSSNESSVYGPAVNPWKIDDRNLTPGGSSGGSAAAVAADLCLGATGTDTGGSIRQPAAFTGTVGIKPTYGRVSRWGIIAYASSLDQAGPMTKDVRDSAIMLGVMAGHDMKDSTSADITVPDFEAALTGDIKGKTIGIPKEYRLEGLNDEISKLWDQGAEMLRDAGAKVVDISLPHTKYALPAYYVIAPAEASSNLARYDGVRFGHRAKLGSGDGITEMYEKTRAEGFGHEVQRRIMVGTYVLSAGFYDAYYNRARKVRTLIKRDFEEAFAAGVDAILAPATPSPAFGIGEVSDANPVEMYLNDVFTVTLNLAGLPGVAVPTGLASNGLPLGLQLIGRPWEEADLLNIAYSLERSAGFVAKPSKWW; encoded by the coding sequence ATGACCGAGCTCAATAAACTGACCATTGCCGCTGCGCGTGATGCGCTTCGCAAAGGCGAGGTGACTTCTGTCGAGCTCACCGAAGCTTGTCTTTCGGCGATCGATGCGGCCGATGCACTCAATGCCTATGTCCACAAAACCCCCGAGATCGCCATGGAGCAGGCCAAGGCGGCCGATGCCCGTCGGGGCGAGGGGGCAGGCGTTCTGAACGGTATCCCGCTCGGGATCAAGGATCTCTTTTGCACCAAGGGCGTTGCGTCCCAAGCCGCCTCGGGAATTCTCGAAGGCTTCAAACCCGAATACGAGTCGACCGTCACCTCCAAGCTCTTCGAGAGCGGGGCGGTCATGCTCGGCAAGCTCAACATGGATGAATTCGCCATGGGCTCGTCGAACGAGAGTTCGGTTTACGGCCCTGCGGTCAACCCGTGGAAGATCGATGATCGCAATCTGACCCCCGGCGGCTCTTCGGGGGGATCGGCGGCTGCGGTTGCGGCGGATCTTTGCCTTGGGGCGACGGGCACCGATACGGGCGGTTCGATCCGTCAGCCTGCGGCCTTTACGGGCACGGTCGGGATCAAGCCGACCTATGGCCGTGTGTCGCGCTGGGGCATCATCGCCTATGCCTCCTCGCTCGATCAGGCGGGACCGATGACCAAAGACGTGCGCGACTCGGCCATCATGCTGGGCGTGATGGCGGGTCACGATATGAAGGATTCGACCTCGGCCGACATCACGGTTCCCGACTTCGAAGCCGCTTTGACCGGCGACATCAAGGGCAAGACGATCGGTATCCCGAAGGAATACCGTCTTGAGGGTCTGAACGACGAGATTTCCAAGCTCTGGGATCAGGGTGCAGAGATGCTCCGCGATGCGGGGGCCAAGGTCGTCGATATCAGCCTTCCGCATACGAAATACGCGCTTCCCGCCTATTACGTGATCGCACCTGCCGAAGCTTCGTCGAACCTTGCGCGCTATGACGGCGTGCGTTTCGGCCATCGTGCCAAGCTCGGGTCGGGCGACGGGATCACCGAGATGTACGAGAAGACCCGCGCCGAAGGCTTCGGTCACGAAGTTCAGCGTCGCATCATGGTAGGCACCTATGTGCTTTCGGCAGGCTTTTACGACGCCTATTACAACCGCGCCCGCAAGGTCCGCACGCTGATCAAGCGCGACTTTGAAGAGGCGTTTGCTGCGGGTGTGGATGCGATCCTTGCGCCTGCGACGCCTTCGCCGGCCTTCGGCATCGGTGAGGTCTCGGATGCAAATCCTGTCGAGATGTATCTCAATGACGTCTTTACTGTGACGCTGAACCTTGCCGGCCTGCCCGGTGTGGCGGTTCCGACGGGGCTTGCCTCGAACGGGCTTCCGCTCGGGCTCCAGCTGATCGGGCGTCCGTGGGAAGAGGCCGATTTGCTGAATATCGCCTATTCGCTCGAACGGTCTGCTGGCTTCGTAGCCAAGCCGTCAAAGTGGTGGTAA
- a CDS encoding N-acetylmuramoyl-L-alanine amidase, translating to MGPCALQAGGQGSRVRQLIASGPRSPNFGPRRDGARPDLVVIHYTAMADCVAAERVLCSPETEVSAHYLISPQGEVIPLVDETDRAWHAGAGRWGGVTDVNSRSIGIELSNTGYAPFSAPLMNALEELLAQIMQRWSIPPERVIAHSDCAPGRKIDPGFRFDWQRLARSGLSIWPEARVARAEDIAQAVDAALTVFGYDPAVPFETRLAALRLRFRPRMSGPVDAIDLALAGDLAERFPVDRQAPSA from the coding sequence ATGGGACCCTGCGCCCTTCAAGCTGGCGGCCAAGGCAGCCGCGTCCGGCAACTGATCGCCTCGGGGCCCAGATCCCCGAATTTCGGGCCGCGCCGCGACGGGGCCCGACCTGATCTTGTCGTCATTCATTACACTGCAATGGCGGACTGTGTGGCGGCCGAGCGTGTCTTGTGCTCTCCCGAGACAGAGGTGTCAGCGCATTACCTGATCTCGCCACAGGGTGAGGTGATCCCGCTTGTGGACGAGACAGACCGCGCTTGGCACGCGGGCGCAGGCCGCTGGGGGGGCGTCACGGATGTGAACAGCCGCTCGATCGGGATCGAGCTGTCAAACACGGGATACGCCCCGTTTTCGGCACCTTTGATGAACGCGCTCGAGGAGCTGCTCGCGCAGATTATGCAGCGATGGTCTATCCCGCCCGAACGTGTGATCGCGCATTCCGATTGCGCCCCCGGTCGCAAGATCGATCCCGGCTTTCGGTTCGATTGGCAGAGGCTTGCGCGCTCCGGCCTTTCGATCTGGCCTGAGGCCAGAGTGGCGAGGGCCGAAGATATCGCGCAAGCGGTCGATGCAGCGCTGACGGTGTTCGGGTATGATCCAGCCGTGCCCTTCGAGACGCGTCTGGCCGCCCTTCGGCTGCGCTTTCGTCCAAGGATGAGCGGACCTGTGGACGCTATCGATCTGGCGCTTGCAGGCGATCTGGCCGAGCGGTTTCCCGTTGACCGACAAGCGCCAAGCGCCTAA
- the rpmG gene encoding 50S ribosomal protein L33, with protein MAKPTTIKIRLNSSAGTGHFYVTKKNARTMTEKMTVRKYDPVARKHVEYKEGKIK; from the coding sequence ATGGCGAAGCCTACCACCATCAAAATCCGCCTGAACTCCAGCGCGGGGACCGGGCACTTCTACGTAACCAAGAAAAACGCTCGTACGATGACCGAGAAAATGACCGTTCGTAAATACGATCCGGTTGCTCGTAAGCACGTCGAGTACAAAGAAGGCAAGATCAAGTAA
- a CDS encoding ceramide glucosyltransferase, which yields MLITLSVALFSLLAALHFGTIAMTLWRYLVPRRSAPRGQPFLSLIRPVCGADPIERETLGSSFALDYPQYELIFCAPRENDPSVALVKDLMAQHPARPARLLIGETALTGNPKLNNLFKGVEAARSPWLVMTDSNLLLPPSYLDDLLDCWTSGVGLVSGPPVGSRPESFWAAVEAAFLNTNQARWQLSIDSLGFGFAQGKTLFWRRDLLEQAGGLVALGRELAEDVASTKAVRAQGFRVRLPRKLFAQPLGKRERRPVWHRQLRWSRLRLEGFPIFFMLEIFQGALPPLLLLSTFVGMGLAPLWSLPVLGGLWFGAEWLLARAAGWPSGPRDLAAMIVRDALFPVLWLSTWRSPTIHWRGHRVEAID from the coding sequence ATGTTGATCACACTTTCGGTCGCTCTTTTCTCGCTCTTGGCGGCACTGCACTTCGGCACCATTGCGATGACGCTTTGGCGCTATCTTGTGCCCCGCCGCAGCGCACCACGGGGACAGCCCTTTTTGTCGCTGATCAGACCCGTCTGCGGCGCTGATCCGATCGAACGAGAAACCCTCGGATCAAGCTTTGCGCTCGACTATCCCCAATACGAGCTGATCTTTTGCGCACCGCGCGAAAACGATCCGTCGGTCGCGCTTGTCAAAGATCTGATGGCCCAGCATCCTGCCCGTCCCGCACGCCTCTTGATCGGAGAGACGGCGCTTACCGGAAACCCAAAGCTCAATAATCTTTTCAAAGGCGTCGAAGCCGCGCGTTCGCCGTGGCTGGTGATGACGGATTCGAACCTTTTACTTCCACCGAGCTACCTCGATGATCTTCTGGACTGCTGGACAAGCGGGGTCGGGCTTGTCTCCGGTCCCCCCGTCGGCAGCAGGCCCGAGAGCTTCTGGGCAGCGGTCGAGGCGGCCTTTCTCAACACCAATCAGGCACGCTGGCAGCTTTCCATCGACAGCCTCGGGTTCGGCTTCGCTCAAGGCAAAACCCTATTCTGGCGTCGTGATCTATTGGAACAGGCTGGGGGCCTCGTCGCGCTCGGCCGAGAGCTTGCCGAAGATGTCGCGTCCACCAAAGCAGTGCGGGCCCAAGGGTTCCGTGTCCGCCTCCCGCGCAAGCTCTTTGCGCAACCGCTTGGCAAACGCGAACGCCGTCCCGTTTGGCACCGTCAGCTTCGCTGGTCCCGCCTGCGGCTCGAAGGCTTTCCGATCTTCTTCATGCTGGAAATCTTCCAAGGTGCGCTTCCGCCGCTCCTTTTGCTGAGCACTTTCGTCGGGATGGGGCTCGCACCGCTTTGGTCGCTGCCCGTGCTCGGTGGTCTCTGGTTCGGCGCGGAATGGCTCTTGGCGCGCGCCGCAGGCTGGCCCTCGGGCCCGCGCGATCTGGCCGCGATGATCGTTCGAGATGCGCTCTTTCCCGTGCTTTGGCTTTCGACTTGGCGCAGTCCGACGATCCATTGGCGCGGTCATCGCGTCGAGGCCATCGACTGA
- a CDS encoding UDP-2,3-diacylglucosamine diphosphatase produces MQTLDFSGQTRIRALFISDLHLGARGCRASEILAFLERTQAEMIYLVGDIFDLWHGATIYWDERHDSILDLLLRRQAQGVKLAYIHGNHDAPNADPARRWVPEWTICERTTHVLADGQRMLVLHGDQCDGRLLKWSVMTRAGSILDGTMRRIDGWLRRRLGRSEHERSLVQACIAAVNSVLSSGDALAERLLALADQSGHDGVICGHFHRPALRQSNGMTYANCGDWMDSLTALVETYDGTLQLLEWAPQSGTHSVSFSQKALIC; encoded by the coding sequence ATGCAGACTTTGGACTTTTCGGGACAAACACGGATCAGGGCGCTTTTCATCTCGGATCTGCACCTCGGCGCACGGGGCTGTAGGGCATCGGAAATTCTGGCCTTTCTGGAACGCACACAGGCCGAGATGATCTATCTCGTCGGGGATATTTTCGATCTTTGGCACGGTGCGACGATCTATTGGGACGAGCGGCATGATTCGATCCTCGATCTTCTCCTGCGTCGTCAGGCCCAAGGTGTGAAACTCGCCTATATCCACGGAAACCACGACGCCCCGAACGCAGACCCTGCCCGCCGTTGGGTGCCCGAGTGGACCATTTGCGAACGGACGACACATGTGCTTGCCGACGGGCAAAGGATGCTCGTCCTGCATGGGGATCAATGCGATGGACGCCTGCTGAAGTGGAGCGTCATGACACGCGCAGGCAGCATCCTTGACGGCACCATGCGGCGGATCGACGGCTGGCTACGCAGGAGGCTTGGTCGGTCCGAGCACGAGCGCAGCCTTGTCCAAGCCTGTATCGCTGCGGTGAACTCGGTTCTAAGCAGTGGCGACGCGCTTGCCGAACGTCTCCTCGCGCTTGCGGACCAAAGCGGGCACGACGGTGTCATCTGTGGTCACTTCCATCGCCCTGCGCTGCGCCAAAGCAACGGCATGACCTATGCAAATTGCGGTGACTGGATGGATAGCCTCACCGCTCTTGTCGAAACCTATGACGGCACCTTGCAACTCTTGGAATGGGCACCGCAATCAGGGACCCATTCGGTGTCGTTCAGCCAGAAAGCACTTATATGTTGA
- the gcvT gene encoding glycine cleavage system aminomethyltransferase GcvT — translation MTELKKTPLFELHGELGARMVPFAGYEMPVQYALGVMQEHNWTREKAGLFDVSHMGQLILSPKEGDVADVALALEMLVPVDIAGLGQGRQRYGFFTNDTGGILDDLMIANRGDHLFVVVNAACKDADEAHLRAAIGDRVEIEVADRALLALQGPLAEEVFKRIVPEAADMRFMDVIVAGSAFGELWISRSGYTGEDGYEISVANDQAAALTRALLAFDEVEAIGLGARDSLRLEAGLCLYGHDIDEGTTPIEASLLWAIQKARRSGGAREGGFKGSDVILGQITDGAYRARVGLLPEGRAPMREGTPIFDSAEGGAQIGVVTSGAFGPTIGRPMSMGYVAKDFTSKGTTVWGEVRGKRLPAVIADLPFRPSQFKK, via the coding sequence ATGACAGAGTTGAAGAAAACACCGCTTTTTGAGCTGCACGGCGAGCTTGGCGCGCGCATGGTTCCTTTTGCGGGCTACGAGATGCCCGTCCAATATGCGCTCGGGGTGATGCAAGAGCACAATTGGACCCGCGAGAAGGCGGGGCTCTTTGATGTGAGCCACATGGGACAGCTTATCCTTTCGCCGAAAGAGGGCGATGTTGCGGATGTGGCTCTCGCGCTTGAAATGCTGGTTCCTGTCGATATCGCGGGGCTTGGTCAAGGGCGTCAGCGCTATGGCTTTTTCACCAATGACACGGGCGGCATCCTTGACGATCTTATGATCGCCAATCGCGGTGACCATCTTTTTGTGGTGGTGAATGCCGCTTGCAAGGATGCGGACGAAGCGCATCTTCGCGCTGCGATCGGGGATCGGGTCGAGATAGAGGTCGCGGATCGTGCGCTCCTCGCGCTTCAGGGTCCACTGGCCGAAGAGGTGTTCAAGCGGATCGTGCCCGAAGCGGCGGACATGCGTTTCATGGATGTGATCGTCGCAGGTTCGGCGTTTGGCGAGCTTTGGATTTCCCGCTCGGGCTATACGGGCGAGGACGGCTACGAGATTTCCGTCGCGAACGATCAAGCCGCCGCTTTGACCCGTGCGCTTCTTGCATTTGACGAAGTCGAGGCCATCGGGCTCGGCGCACGCGACTCGCTGCGCCTCGAGGCAGGGCTTTGTCTTTATGGGCATGACATCGACGAAGGCACCACGCCGATCGAGGCCTCGCTTCTCTGGGCGATCCAGAAGGCGCGCCGTTCGGGCGGTGCGCGTGAAGGCGGGTTCAAAGGGAGCGATGTAATCCTCGGCCAGATCACGGATGGCGCATACCGTGCGCGTGTCGGTCTTCTCCCCGAGGGGCGGGCACCGATGCGTGAAGGCACACCGATCTTCGACAGCGCCGAAGGTGGCGCGCAGATCGGTGTCGTGACTTCGGGCGCCTTTGGCCCGACCATCGGGCGACCGATGTCGATGGGATATGTCGCCAAAGACTTTACGAGCAAGGGAACGACCGTCTGGGGTGAAGTGCGTGGCAAACGACTTCCTGCCGTGATCGCCGATCTTCCTTTCCGTCCATCCCAGTTCAAGAAATAG
- the gcvH gene encoding glycine cleavage system protein GcvH has protein sequence MKYTEEHEWLRVEGDVVVVGITEHASEQLGDIVFVELPEEGTEVTKDEEVVVIESVKAASDILAPLDGEIVEVNDVLADNPSLVNDDPLGEGWFFKMKIEDLSALDELMDEAAYKAFVG, from the coding sequence ATGAAATATACCGAAGAGCATGAATGGCTTCGCGTCGAAGGTGACGTGGTTGTCGTGGGCATCACCGAGCATGCCAGCGAACAGCTTGGCGACATCGTCTTCGTCGAACTGCCCGAGGAAGGCACCGAAGTCACCAAGGATGAGGAAGTCGTCGTGATCGAGTCCGTCAAGGCCGCCTCGGACATCCTTGCCCCGCTTGATGGCGAGATCGTCGAAGTGAACGATGTGCTTGCCGATAACCCGTCGCTCGTGAACGACGATCCGCTCGGTGAGGGGTGGTTCTTCAAGATGAAGATCGAAGATCTGTCGGCTCTCGACGAGCTGATGGATGAAGCCGCTTACAAAGCGTTTGTCGGCTGA